A genome region from Anastrepha obliqua isolate idAnaObli1 chromosome 4, idAnaObli1_1.0, whole genome shotgun sequence includes the following:
- the LOC129245755 gene encoding zinc finger protein 853 isoform X1, whose translation MERKKVLELDKICRVCIAERKDMRPLFSEKIAEMLMECASVNIEDTEGWPDKICIQCVHSVSRCHAFKKLVERSDKELREYIKSLTVRVVIEDSSEVKMEQATQPKILSQKPPKLQLIQPQTQFQLQTQHNQLQLQQQQLILQQQQQQQNQQQQQQQNQQQQQQQQQQLQQIQHLQLQSQQPAKRKAISTARKSQRQSKKPHLLPQPVQQQHQHQQTLEQVSLQTMVPNVTPTRTQAQSANQHLQTAQGTLQTQPQPQQLISTAALPPQIVLPNGQILTTAQIVTHAGPPQIAQIISTANGSAVQTNPATTTVTAQPQFTPQIIQTSSGQTLHLIQQPNGQQTLQLVQVLPQRTLATTVNGASVMVTTAEDGTTTIVDDDALITPDEHHLIDADDGDLEEEDEQICETIVVEDDQLTHQQLLAGHHTIVDEDNLSQGETQELEYLEDVTVTTSNAGHSQHHQHHTQHYQQLSDCDGDASQQHHIQLHDEDDIIEEIHMEEEELLEDDGADVMHVMESDGREFISDEDVSQQQLVGENGDPLQYTVMEAGTDDDELVETDVKEVLQAACGSDMHTVVDFNQTVNNVSSGNVSVGGASVGSQTPTPKRQRKSNSKAVANSRQLVATASSIATSGAADDFEIDPKLIAEFISQQTSVLGSGRHVCNLCRHEFKQFKALHNHMHQHSNWIRANCKKQPQCEICSKSFKGPGMLKMHMKTHQSAARTPTCNICNKSFKSKAILYRHRQTHQLRSYACAVDNCRKTFSMPQTLRTHADNKHPNSQQPKFKCGECGIHFEDVDMLHTHVQAGVHSGTVTIENGSGGVGDNDEPGGSAGGSIDGTGCIDGSMTGNTIIVVTQG comes from the coding sequence ATGGAACGTAAAAAGGTGCTGGAATTGGATAAGATATGTCGCGTATGTATAGCTGAACGCAAAGATATGCGTCCATTGTTTAGCGAGAAAATTGCGGAAATGCTGATGGAATGTGCCTCTGTAAACATTGAAGATACTGAAGGTTGGCCTGACAAAATTTGCATCCAGTGTGTTCATTCTGTCTCACGTTGCCACGCGTTCAAGAAGCTAGTGGAACGCAGCGACAAGGAGCTAAGAGAATATATCAAAAGCCTGACGGTGCGTGTGGTGATAGAAGACTCGAGTGAGGTAAAGATGGAACAGGCAACGCAGCCAAAAATTTTGTCACAGAAGCCTCCTAAATTGCAACTTATACAGCCACAGACTCAATTCCAATTGCAGACACAACACAATCAATTGCagctgcaacaacagcaattaattttgcaacaacagcagcagcagcaaaaccaacaacagcagcaacagcaaaaccaacaacagcaacagcagcaacaacaacaattgcagcAAATACAGCATTTACAACTTCAATCACAGCAGCCCGCGAAACGTAAAGCCATTAGCACAGCACGCAAATCTCAGCGTCAGTCAAAAAAACCACATTTGCTGCCGCAGCCTGTGCAACAACAGCACCAGCATCAGCAAACTCTTGAACAAGTGTCATTGCAAACGATGGTGCCAAATGTTACACCCACACGTACGCAAGCGCAGTCAGCTAACCAGCATCTGCAAACAGCACAAGGGACGTTACAAACGCAGCCGCAACCTCAACAGCTAATATCCACAGCCGCCTTGCCGCCACAGATAGTACTGCCCAATGGGCAAATACTCACCACTGCGCAGATTGTCACCCACGCTGGGCCACCACAGATTGCGCAGATCATAAGCACTGCGAATGGTTCAGCGGTGCAAACAAATCCAGCCACCACTACGGTGACTGCGCAACCACAATTCACGCCGCAGATCATACAAACATCCAGTGGGCAGACATTACATCTGATACAACAGCCGAATGGACAGCAAACATTGCAGTTGGTACAGGTTTTGCCGCAGCGCACTTTAGCCACAACAGTAAATGGTGCCAGCGTGATGGTAACCACTGCAGAGGATGGCACTACGACAATTGTCGATGATGATGCCTTAATCACGCCAGACGAACATCACCTTATCGACGCAGATGATGGTGAtctagaagaagaagatgaacaAATTTGTGAGACGATTGTGGTGGAAGATGATCAGCTGACACACCAGCAGTTGCttgctggccaccatactatcGTGGATGAGGATAATTTATCGCAGGGCGAAACGCAAGAACTGGAGTACCTTGAGGATGTAACTGTGACCACGTCGAATGCGGGACATTCGCAACATCACCAACATCATACTCAGCATTATCAACAGTTAAGCGATTGTGATGGCGACGCAAGCCAGCAACATCATATACAGCTGCATGATGAGGATGATATTATTGAAGAAATACACATGGAAGAGGAGGAACTGCTCGAGGATGACGGCGCGGACGTGATGCATGTAATGGAGTCGGACGGTAGGGAATTCATAAGTGATGAAGATGTCAGCCAGCAGCAATTAGTTGGCGAGAACGGTGATCCGCTTCAGTACACTGTGATGGAGGCGGGCACAGACGACGATGAGCTCGTTGAAACGGACGTCAAGGAGGTGCTGCAAGCCGCTTGTGGTTCCGACATGCACACTGTAGTCGATTTTAATCAAACTGTCAACAATGTATCAAGTGGAAATGTGAGTGTAGGTGGTGCGTCTGTAGGCAGTCAAACACCAACACCTAAGCGTCAGCGTAAATCGAATTCCAAGGCTGTGGCGAATTCACGCCAGCTCGTAGCTACCGCCTCCTCGATAGCGACATCGGGTGCCGCGGACGATTTTGAAATCGATCCCAAATTAATAGCCGAATTTATAAGTCAGCAAACTAGTGTGCTCGGTTCCGGCCGTCACGTATGCAATTTGTGTCGTCACgaattcaaacaatttaaagcatTGCATAATCATATGCATCAGCATTCGAATTGGATACGCGCAAACTGCAAGAAGCAACCGCAATGTGAGATCTGCTCAAAGAGTTTCAAAGGTCCAGGCATGCTTAAGATGCACATGAAGACGCATCAGTCAGCGGCGCGCACACCCACCTGTAACATCTGCAACAAAAGTTTCAAATCAAAAGCGATATTATATCGTCATCGACAGACACATCAACTGCGTTCCTACGCCTGTGCTGTAGATAATTGCCGAAAAACATTCTCAATGCCGCAAACGCTGCGTACGCATGCCGACAACAAACATCCTAATTCACAGCAGCCGAAGTTCAAATGTGGCGAATGTGGCATACACTTTGAAGATGTGGATATGTTGCATACGCACGTACAGGCGGGTGTGCACAGTGGCACGGTGACAATAGAGAATGGTAGCGGCGGTGTAGGGGACAATGATGAACCTGGAGGCTCGGCGGGTGGCAGTATAGATGGCACTGGTTGCATCGATGGCAGCATGACGGGCAATACAATAATTGTGGTTACGCAGGGGTAA
- the LOC129245755 gene encoding zinc finger protein 853 isoform X2: MERKKVLELDKICRVCIAERKDMRPLFSEKIAEMLMECASVNIEDTEGWPDKICIQCVHSVSRCHAFKKLVERSDKELREYIKSLTVRVVIEDSSETQHNQLQLQQQQLILQQQQQQQNQQQQQQQNQQQQQQQQQQLQQIQHLQLQSQQPAKRKAISTARKSQRQSKKPHLLPQPVQQQHQHQQTLEQVSLQTMVPNVTPTRTQAQSANQHLQTAQGTLQTQPQPQQLISTAALPPQIVLPNGQILTTAQIVTHAGPPQIAQIISTANGSAVQTNPATTTVTAQPQFTPQIIQTSSGQTLHLIQQPNGQQTLQLVQVLPQRTLATTVNGASVMVTTAEDGTTTIVDDDALITPDEHHLIDADDGDLEEEDEQICETIVVEDDQLTHQQLLAGHHTIVDEDNLSQGETQELEYLEDVTVTTSNAGHSQHHQHHTQHYQQLSDCDGDASQQHHIQLHDEDDIIEEIHMEEEELLEDDGADVMHVMESDGREFISDEDVSQQQLVGENGDPLQYTVMEAGTDDDELVETDVKEVLQAACGSDMHTVVDFNQTVNNVSSGNVSVGGASVGSQTPTPKRQRKSNSKAVANSRQLVATASSIATSGAADDFEIDPKLIAEFISQQTSVLGSGRHVCNLCRHEFKQFKALHNHMHQHSNWIRANCKKQPQCEICSKSFKGPGMLKMHMKTHQSAARTPTCNICNKSFKSKAILYRHRQTHQLRSYACAVDNCRKTFSMPQTLRTHADNKHPNSQQPKFKCGECGIHFEDVDMLHTHVQAGVHSGTVTIENGSGGVGDNDEPGGSAGGSIDGTGCIDGSMTGNTIIVVTQG, from the exons ATGGAACGTAAAAAGGTGCTGGAATTGGATAAGATATGTCGCGTATGTATAGCTGAACGCAAAGATATGCGTCCATTGTTTAGCGAGAAAATTGCGGAAATGCTGATGGAATGTGCCTCTGTAAACATTGAAGATACTGAAGGTTGGCCTGACAAAATTTGCATCCAGTGTGTTCATTCTGTCTCACGTTGCCACGCGTTCAAGAAGCTAGTGGAACGCAGCGACAAGGAGCTAAGAGAATATATCAAAAGCCTGACGGTGCGTGTGGTGATAGAAGACTCGAGTGAG ACACAACACAATCAATTGCagctgcaacaacagcaattaattttgcaacaacagcagcagcagcaaaaccaacaacagcagcaacagcaaaaccaacaacagcaacagcagcaacaacaacaattgcagcAAATACAGCATTTACAACTTCAATCACAGCAGCCCGCGAAACGTAAAGCCATTAGCACAGCACGCAAATCTCAGCGTCAGTCAAAAAAACCACATTTGCTGCCGCAGCCTGTGCAACAACAGCACCAGCATCAGCAAACTCTTGAACAAGTGTCATTGCAAACGATGGTGCCAAATGTTACACCCACACGTACGCAAGCGCAGTCAGCTAACCAGCATCTGCAAACAGCACAAGGGACGTTACAAACGCAGCCGCAACCTCAACAGCTAATATCCACAGCCGCCTTGCCGCCACAGATAGTACTGCCCAATGGGCAAATACTCACCACTGCGCAGATTGTCACCCACGCTGGGCCACCACAGATTGCGCAGATCATAAGCACTGCGAATGGTTCAGCGGTGCAAACAAATCCAGCCACCACTACGGTGACTGCGCAACCACAATTCACGCCGCAGATCATACAAACATCCAGTGGGCAGACATTACATCTGATACAACAGCCGAATGGACAGCAAACATTGCAGTTGGTACAGGTTTTGCCGCAGCGCACTTTAGCCACAACAGTAAATGGTGCCAGCGTGATGGTAACCACTGCAGAGGATGGCACTACGACAATTGTCGATGATGATGCCTTAATCACGCCAGACGAACATCACCTTATCGACGCAGATGATGGTGAtctagaagaagaagatgaacaAATTTGTGAGACGATTGTGGTGGAAGATGATCAGCTGACACACCAGCAGTTGCttgctggccaccatactatcGTGGATGAGGATAATTTATCGCAGGGCGAAACGCAAGAACTGGAGTACCTTGAGGATGTAACTGTGACCACGTCGAATGCGGGACATTCGCAACATCACCAACATCATACTCAGCATTATCAACAGTTAAGCGATTGTGATGGCGACGCAAGCCAGCAACATCATATACAGCTGCATGATGAGGATGATATTATTGAAGAAATACACATGGAAGAGGAGGAACTGCTCGAGGATGACGGCGCGGACGTGATGCATGTAATGGAGTCGGACGGTAGGGAATTCATAAGTGATGAAGATGTCAGCCAGCAGCAATTAGTTGGCGAGAACGGTGATCCGCTTCAGTACACTGTGATGGAGGCGGGCACAGACGACGATGAGCTCGTTGAAACGGACGTCAAGGAGGTGCTGCAAGCCGCTTGTGGTTCCGACATGCACACTGTAGTCGATTTTAATCAAACTGTCAACAATGTATCAAGTGGAAATGTGAGTGTAGGTGGTGCGTCTGTAGGCAGTCAAACACCAACACCTAAGCGTCAGCGTAAATCGAATTCCAAGGCTGTGGCGAATTCACGCCAGCTCGTAGCTACCGCCTCCTCGATAGCGACATCGGGTGCCGCGGACGATTTTGAAATCGATCCCAAATTAATAGCCGAATTTATAAGTCAGCAAACTAGTGTGCTCGGTTCCGGCCGTCACGTATGCAATTTGTGTCGTCACgaattcaaacaatttaaagcatTGCATAATCATATGCATCAGCATTCGAATTGGATACGCGCAAACTGCAAGAAGCAACCGCAATGTGAGATCTGCTCAAAGAGTTTCAAAGGTCCAGGCATGCTTAAGATGCACATGAAGACGCATCAGTCAGCGGCGCGCACACCCACCTGTAACATCTGCAACAAAAGTTTCAAATCAAAAGCGATATTATATCGTCATCGACAGACACATCAACTGCGTTCCTACGCCTGTGCTGTAGATAATTGCCGAAAAACATTCTCAATGCCGCAAACGCTGCGTACGCATGCCGACAACAAACATCCTAATTCACAGCAGCCGAAGTTCAAATGTGGCGAATGTGGCATACACTTTGAAGATGTGGATATGTTGCATACGCACGTACAGGCGGGTGTGCACAGTGGCACGGTGACAATAGAGAATGGTAGCGGCGGTGTAGGGGACAATGATGAACCTGGAGGCTCGGCGGGTGGCAGTATAGATGGCACTGGTTGCATCGATGGCAGCATGACGGGCAATACAATAATTGTGGTTACGCAGGGGTAA